A genomic segment from Diospyros lotus cultivar Yz01 chromosome 5, ASM1463336v1, whole genome shotgun sequence encodes:
- the LOC127802634 gene encoding snakin-2-like has translation MAISKALVASIVLSLLVLDLVRALQTDQVTGNPAVHVTAFTSPAKPLDCGAACAARCSLSKRPRLCKRACGTCCARCQCVPPGTSGNLDSCPCYATMTTHDNKRKCP, from the exons ATGGCCATCTCCAAGGCTCTTGTTGCTTCAATTGTCCTCTCTCTACTGGTTCTTGACCTAGTCCGGGCACTACAAACAGATCAAGTG ACCGGCAACCCTGCAGTCCATGTCACAGCTTTCACTAGTCCTGCCAAGCCCCTGG ATTGCGGGGCAGCTTGTGCTGCTAGGTGCAGCTTGTCAAAGAGGCCAAGGCTGTGCAAGAGGGCTTGTGGGACGTGCTGTGCAAGGTGCCAGTGTGTTCCTCCTGGCACCTCAGGCAACTTAGATTCTTGCCCTTGCTATGCCACCATGACCACTCACGACAACAAACGCAAATGCCCTTGA
- the LOC127802633 gene encoding snakin-2-like encodes MLPAYASFLGFAFCSLAFFAFAFACNPPLHEPVHLPPSLSLYKYNCHLHFCITQYIINYSLDHSRINCLLSFERFSQKMAISKALVASIVLSLLVLDLVQALQTNQVTGNPAVHVTAFTSPAKPLDCGAACAARCSLSKRPRLCKRACGTCCARCQCVPPGTSGNSDSCPCYATMTTHDNKRKCP; translated from the exons ATGCTGCCAGCCTATGCTTCGTTCCTGGGTTTTGCCTTCTGCAGCCTGGCATTTTTTGCCTTTGCCTTTGCATGTAATCCGCCCTTGCATGAACCTGTCCACCtcccaccctctctctctctctataaatacAATTGTCATCTTCATTTTTGTATCACACAGTATATCATCAACTATTCACTTGATCACAGCAGAATTAattgtcttctttcttttgaaagATTCTCTCAGAAAATGGCCATCTCCAAGGCTCTTGTTGCTTCAATTGTCCTCTCTCTACTGGTTCTTGACCTTGTCCAGGCACTGCAAACCAATCAAGTG ACCGGCAACCCTGCAGTCCATGTCACAGCTTTCACTAGTCCTGCCAAGCCCCTGG ATTGCGGGGCAGCTTGTGCTGCTAGGTGCAGCTTGTCAAAGAGGCCGAGGCTGTGCAAGAGGGCTTGTGGGACGTGCTGTGCAAGGTGCCAGTGTGTTCCTCCTGGCACCTCAGGCAACTCAGATTCTTGCCCTTGCTATGCCACCATGACCACTCACGACAACAAACGCAAATGCCCTTGA
- the LOC127802631 gene encoding type III polyketide synthase B — protein sequence MDGNGVVKKVNTGKATILALGKAFPHQLVMQEFLADGYFKNTNCDDPDLKQKLIRLCKTTTVKTRYVVMSEEILNEYPELATEGQPTVTQRLNICNKAVTKMAIEASEACIKNWGRPASHITHLVYVSSSEARLPGGDIYLARGLGLRPETRRVLLYFMGCSGGVAGLRIAKDIAENNPGSRVLLATSETTILGFRPPSPARPYDLVGAALFGDGAGAALIGSDPVLHIERPLFELHTAIQHFLPGTEAIIDGRLTEEGINFKLAKELPQIVEDNIEGFCGELMEIAGYSDKDHNKMFWAVHPGGPAILNRMEQRLNLLPEKLSASRRALSDYGNASSNTIFYVLEYMLEESLKMKKSGQELGEWGLMLAFGPGITFEGILARNLAI from the exons ATGGACGGGAATGGAGTTGTGAAGAAGGTCAACACTGGAAAAGCCACAATTTTAGCTCTTGGGAAGGCTTTCCCTCACCAGCTTGTTATGCAAGAGTTTCTGGCTGATGGGTACTTCAAGAATACCAACTGTGATGATCCCGACCTCAAGCAAAAGCTGATTCGACTCT GCAAGACAACAACTGTGAAAACAAGATATGTGGTCATGTCAGAAGAGATCCTAAATGAGTATCCTGAACTTGCCACCGAAGGCCAGCCTACTGTAACTCAAAGGTTAAATATCTGCAACAAGGCAGTCACAAAAATGGCCATTGAAGCTTCTGAAGCCTGCATCAAGAACTGGGGTAGACCGGCTTCGCACATAACCCACTTGGTCTATGTTTCCTCCAGTGAAGCACGGCTCCCTGGCGGTGACATCTACCTAGCAAGAGGACTTGGACTCCGCCCAGAGACTCGTCGTGTCCTGCTCTATTTCATGGGCTGCTCTGGGGGCGTGGCAGGCCTCCGCATTGCAAAGGACATTGCTGAGAACAATCCAGGCAGCCGAGTGCTGCTTGCAACTTCAGAAACTACTATCTTGGGATTCAGACCGCCAAGTCCTGCGCGGCCATATGATCTTGTAGGGGCTGCACTTTTTGGGGATGGTGCTGGAGCCGCATTGATTGGTTCAGACCCAGTTCTGCATATTGAAAGGCCTCTCTTCGAGCTGCATACCGCCATCCAGCATTTCTTGCCAGGTACGGAAGCCATCATCGATGGCCGGTTAACAGAGGAGGGGATAAACTTTAAGCTGGCAAAGGAGCTACCTCAGATAGTTGAGGACAACATTGAGGGATTCTGTGGAGAGTTAATGGAGATCGCCGGGTACTCTGATAAAGACCATAACAAGATGTTTTGGGCAGTCCATCCAGGTGGGCCGGCAATTTTGAACCGGATGGAACAGAGGCTGAATTTGTTGCCGGAGAAACTCAGCGCTAGTCGCCGAGCACTCTCAGATTATGGAAATGCTAGCAGCAATACTATTTTCTATGTGCTGGAGTACATGCTTGAAGAGAGcttgaaaatgaagaaatctGGCCAAGAACTCGGTGAATGGGGCCTAATGCTGGCTTTTGGCCCTGGGATCACCTTCGAGGGAATTCTTGCAAGAAACCTTGCTATCTGA